The segment TGTGCAATCCGGCGTTTGTCAGCGGTGCTGGCACTACTCAGTTGAAAAAGGTCGGTCCAGAGTTGATTGAATGCGATCGGATGGATTGGCGATTTTAACTGATTTAACAAGCCATTGCGGAAATCCCAGTATTCCTGGTGCTGGTATTCTTGTGCCACACCCGGGCTTCCCTGGGCAACTTTACCCAATCGTTGTGCCTGTTTCAGATCGACTCCCTGATTTACAAGCACTTCAACCGTCTGATCGAGTGTCAGTGGGCGAAAGTGCAGGATCTGGCTGCGGGATCGAATTGTTTGCAGTACGCCATCCTCCGCCTGTGCAATCTGGATGATGATACTCTTCGGTGTGGGCTCTTCTAATGTTTTCAGAAGAGCGTTACCCGCTTCCATCGACATCATGTCGATATTCCGGATGATTGTGATTTTCCAATTGCCTCGTGCGGGTTTCAGTTGGCTCTCGGCGATATACTGCTGGACCACTTCCAGCGGAAATGTGCTTTTATCATCTGGCTTGTCAAGCAGTTTCATGTCTGGATGGGTATTTGCATCGCACAGCAGGCAGGCAGCACATCGATCACAGGATTCGAACCCAGACCGGTTTTCGCACAATAATGTTTTGCCTAGTTGTCTGGCGAATGAAGTTTTACCGATACCCTGATGACCTAGAAATAGATATGCATGGCCCAGGCGTTCGCGGGATACTGCCCGTTCCAGCAGAGCGAGATGTTCTCGATGACCAACAATGCTCGACCAGCTCATGGCGCATTCTTCAATGTGAATCGATTGAGATAAGGCTGAATCATTTTCTGCAATTGCTGCTGCACATCTTCAACAGAGCCCTGGGCATCTACAAGACAATATCGATTGTTGTCGTCGATGGTCAATTGTAAATAGCCTTCACGGACTTTCTGAAAATAAGCATCATCGCGCTGTTCGATCCGGTCGAGCGTTGTTTTCCGCCTTTGGTGGGAAAGCTCAATTGGGATATCCAGAATAAATGTCTGGGTGGGCATGCACTCATCAATCGAAAATCGGCCTAAGTCGGCAATTGCCTGGTAAGTTAAACCGTTGGCAAAGCCCTGATAGGCGAAATTCGAGCTGATGAACCGATCACAAATCACTATTTCATCACGTGCCAAGGCGGGTTGAACCACCTCATGGATCAGTTGGGCCCGGCTGCACATAAAGAGCAATGTTTCGGCTCGAAGGCAGATATCTGTGGTGGGGGATAGCAAAATGGACCGCAATTGATCACCCAGGGTGGTGCCACCTGGGTCCCGGCAAAGCTGCACCTTGTAACCCTGGGATGTCAGCCAGTCACTCAACATACGACATTGAGTCGTTT is part of the Zavarzinella sp. genome and harbors:
- the tmk gene encoding dTMP kinase, with the protein product MFFVIDGIDGTGKTTQCRMLSDWLTSQGYKVQLCRDPGGTTLGDQLRSILLSPTTDICLRAETLLFMCSRAQLIHEVVQPALARDEIVICDRFISSNFAYQGFANGLTYQAIADLGRFSIDECMPTQTFILDIPIELSHQRRKTTLDRIEQRDDAYFQKVREGYLQLTIDDNNRYCLVDAQGSVEDVQQQLQKMIQPYLNRFTLKNAP
- a CDS encoding DNA polymerase III subunit delta', translating into MSWSSIVGHREHLALLERAVSRERLGHAYLFLGHQGIGKTSFARQLGKTLLCENRSGFESCDRCAACLLCDANTHPDMKLLDKPDDKSTFPLEVVQQYIAESQLKPARGNWKITIIRNIDMMSMEAGNALLKTLEEPTPKSIIIQIAQAEDGVLQTIRSRSQILHFRPLTLDQTVEVLVNQGVDLKQAQRLGKVAQGSPGVAQEYQHQEYWDFRNGLLNQLKSPIHPIAFNQLWTDLFQLSSASTADKRRIAQIGLTLFLQLIQELLYVHYNLPAGNEAEDHHHLQEIVQQLSVEQMLRWSNAITESIVQIDRMVSTELSTEWLTAQLMKSD